The genomic window TCGCGTTCCCCGTCTACTCGCGGTAGAGTAGTCGTGCTTTATGGAAGATGATAATTCAAGCACAAGTTGAGATTTCTGTAAAGCTCGCGCCTTGCTGACCTGCGCCCGCTCGGGCGTTTGGGGTTTCTCCATCGTCTCTGGCGAGGTTCGCCAATTTCCCTGCGGCAGCCCGCGATGCGACGCGTGCGCCCCTCAGTGGGCGCGCCGCCTGCAACGTCGCATCACACCATTCCTCGCGCAGGCGGGCGAGGTCTTTCGCCGCGTGGCTTTGCCGGGCGGGGCGCGCGACCGCACCATGAAATTCGGCACGCTGACCCTCCCGCCGGAGATAGATGCAGGCAAACCTTCTCTCTCGACTGTCGAAGCCGACGCCGTCGCATGGCGGCGCCTGCGCCGGCTTTTGAAGCAAGCGGACGGCGCCGACCTTGGCGCACACGTGCTGCTCTGGAAGCGCGAGGTCGGCGGACGTGGTGAACACCGTCTGCACCGGCATCTCGTGCTTGTGACGCATCTCTCCCACCGCGTGCTGTACCGCTTGGCCCGGCGCGCCGGCTACGGCCTGTCGAAATTCAAGCTGGTGCGCTCCGGCGCGATGGCTGCACGCTACGTGAGCAAATACGTGGCCAAGCCGGACGTTGGATTATCCGCGTGGCCTGCTCGCACTCGTTGGGCGCAGTCGTGGATTAAAGCCCGACGCCGGACGGAACGCGGAGGCTGGCTCGTTGACAAATTTCCTCGATTTGCGACTGCGCGCGCCGTACGCGAGTGTTTTGAACTGATACTCGCGCGACGCGAACGCGGGAAGCATCGGGAGCTCGGCTACTCGCCACACGCGGCGGTCTGGTCACCGGAACTCGGCGGCGCTTGGGTACGCCCTCCACCCAAGCTGCTCCTAAACAGTAGAGCCTCTATTCGACGGGGAAACACACCACTATTAATCTGAGGCGACGAATGAAAACTTTATCGCGGACGTCTCAAGATGCAAATCCGGCTTCACCTCTAGCGCGCTGGCGTGCCGAGAGCTTACGCGCAATAACTCTGGCTAAATCAAATTCGGCTTCGACTCTGAGAGAGCGCACGATCGAGGGACTTCACGAAGCCCTACTCAAAAAGGTCAAAAGTCTGCCGCACATTACTCCGGATACTCCAATCCTGGACATCGGTTGCGGTAGTGGAGCATGGATGAATCGGCTGGCGGCGAATGGATTCGCAGTGCTCCACGGTGTGGATGGGGATACCGAACAGTTCGCAGGCGAGCGAGGAACGTGTTCTGCGGTTAGCCTCGATACCGACGTGGATCTTGGGCTTGGCGACCGCAAATTCGGACTTATAACCTCTATCGAACTCATTGAACATCTGGAAAATCCGGGGACGCTTTTTTTTCACGTGGCAAGGCACCTGTCTGACGACGGAGTGTTCCTGATGACCACTCCCAACATTCATTCACTGCCGTGCCGCTTGCGATTTTTGCTCACTGGAAAATTGAAGGACTTCGATTCCAAGGGAGATCAGACCCACATATATCCAGTATTGCTAACATCGCTTCAGCGGATTCTTCCG from Candidatus Binataceae bacterium includes these protein-coding regions:
- a CDS encoding class I SAM-dependent methyltransferase; translation: MKTLSRTSQDANPASPLARWRAESLRAITLAKSNSASTLRERTIEGLHEALLKKVKSLPHITPDTPILDIGCGSGAWMNRLAANGFAVLHGVDGDTEQFAGERGTCSAVSLDTDVDLGLGDRKFGLITSIELIEHLENPGTLFFHVARHLSDDGVFLMTTPNIHSLPCRLRFLLTGKLKDFDSKGDQTHIYPVLLTSLQRILP